One Rhipicephalus microplus isolate Deutch F79 unplaced genomic scaffold, USDA_Rmic scaffold_104, whole genome shotgun sequence genomic window carries:
- the LOC142790436 gene encoding uncharacterized protein LOC142790436, which translates to MPQSILQDPLLLTRLKWSEIVDVLCLEVLGETRRDLLSMRGLLDIDAIDSGVFRKYFRFEKDDVPSLQRALCIPDKVTTPQRVSVPGDEALCITLRRLAYPNRLRDLEHLFARHSSTISSLTNEVLRHIEDNFFHLLDDVNNRTWLNLDTLEEFSQAVHAKGAPLTNCWAFIDGTARPTCRPTRNQKVYFSGHKRVHALKYQAIMCPNGIICQLDGSYPGSKHDSGE; encoded by the exons ATGCCCCAGAGCATACTGCAGGACCCCCTGCTGCTGACTCGGTTGAAATGGTCCGAAATAGTCGATGTCTTGTGCTTAGAAGTTCTGGGCGAGACACGGCGTGACCTACTCTCCATGCGAGGTCTTTTGGACATTGATGCGATCGACAGTGGCGTGTTCAGAAAGTACTTTCGGTTTGAAAAGGACGATGTACCCAGTCTACAGAGAGCCTTGTGCATACCTGACAAGGTAACAACTCCGCAGAGGGTGTCAGTTCCCGGCGACGAGGCCCTTTGCATCACGCTAAGAAGACTAGCCTACCCAAACCGGCTGCGCGATCTGGAACACCTTTTCGCTCGACACAGCTCGACCATATCGTCATTGACGAACGAAGTGCTCAGGCACATCGAGGACAACTTCTTCCACCTTCTGGACGACGTTAATAACCGCACGTGGCTGAACCTGGACACCCTGGAAGAGTTCTCACAG GCCGTTCACGCGAAAGGTGCCCCGCTGACAAATTGCTGGGCCTTCATCGATGGCACGGCGCGGCCAACATGCCGACCAACAAGGAACCAGAAAGTGTACTTCAGCGGCCACAAGAGAGTCCACGCCCTGAAGTACCAAGCTATAATGTGCCCAAATGGCATAATCTGCCAGTTGGACGGATCATACCCCGGCAGCAAACACGATTCAGGCGAGTAA